The DNA window CTGGGTACTGTCCGTTCTCGTCCTTCTCCGCCGATTTGACCATGTCCCAGATGGTCAGCAGCGCTACCGAGACCCCGGTCAGCGCCTCCATCTCGACCCCGGTCCGGCCGTACGAAGTGACAGTCACCTCTGCCGTGATCGACACCTCTGTATCAGTGAAGTCGACGGTGATCGCTCCGATTGGGATCTGGTGGCAGAGCGGGATGAGCTGCGGGGTCTGCTTAACAGCCAGCGTCGCAGCGATCCTGGCCGTGGCGAGCACGTTCCCCTTCAGCACGGTCCCGGTTCTGATAGCGGCCACGGTGTCGGACCGCAGGGTGATCGTCCCCTCGGCCCGGGCCATCCGTTTCACCTCACCCTTGGCGGTGATGTCCACCATCTGCACCTTGTCGCCGTTGATATGGGTAAACTCAGGCATCCTCTTCCTCCATGAAGAGTTCGCGGGGAATACACTCAAGCATATCGGAGGCGATCAACCCTTCTCCTCTTTCTGCCGCAGCCCGTTCGCCTGCCCTCCCATTCACATAGGCCGCCACCGTTGCTGCCTCGAATGGGGAGAGCCGGCAGAGGAGGGCCCCGGTGATCCCTGCCAGCAGGTCCCCGGTGCCGCCGACCGTCATCGCCGGCGACCCGGTCCGGTTGAACCTGACCCGTTTCGCATCGGCGATCAGATCGATCGATCCCTTGAGGAGGATCGTCCCGTTCACGGCCGCAGCCGCGGCCCTGACCGCCCGTCCGCGCTCCCGAAGGGAGGACGGCGCTGGGGAGCCGTTCATCCGTGCAAACTCTCCACCGTGCGGGGTGTAGATCGTCTCCTCGGCCACCGGCAGTGGCAGCCTGATGGCATCGGCGTCGAATACCGCCTTTCTGCAGAGCGGCGCCAGATGGGTGATCACCAGCTGGGAGGAGGGGCCGATGCCGTTGCCGGCCACCACCACGTCGGCCCGTCTGACCTCCCCTTCGAGGGTGGCCAGGTGCGCCTCACTGATCGTCGCCCCTGCGAGCGGGATATGGATCAGGTCAGGATACTGCTGGGCGACCGGCGAGGCGACCCTGACAATATCGGCCCCTGCCCGCAGGGCTGCGAGGCCGGCCAGGTACGGCGCTCCCTGGTAGGGTCCGCCGCCAATCACCAGCACCTGCCCGCCGACCCCTTTATGGCTCGCGAACGGCCGCCGCTTCAGCACGGTCAGGTCGCCGGGGCCGATGCAGCACTCGGCCTCTATCGGGATCCCGATATCAGCCACCTCGGACCCTACCACCTTGGGGCGGTGGAATCCCAGGACCAGCGTGGGTCGGATCCCCGGCGTCGGCAGGTCGGCGGCGATGATCGGCACCCCGGCTCGGTTCGCCTCTTCGACACAGCCACTTAAAGGTTCGCGGAGTTCTCCCGACCCCCCGGTGCCGATCATCGCATCGATGATCAGGTCGGCCCCGGAAAAGTGCCCGGCCAGGGCGGCCACGTCCCGGTCGGACCTGACCGGGCAGAGATGGACGGCCGCATGGGTGAGCAGCGCATGCTCGGCAGTCCAGGCGCTGGTCGCGTGGCCGCAATCCGGATAGATGACGGTCGTCTCGGCGGTCATCTGCAGGTACCGGGCGGCCACCAGCCCGTCCCCGCCATTGTTGCCCCTGCCGCAGAGGATCAGCACCGAACCGGGCGAGTACCTGAGCGCCACCTCGGCCAGGGCCCGCCCGGCACTCTCCATCATCTGCAGCACGCCGAGCCCCAGCGCTGTTGCGTTCCGATCGACCGCCTTCATCCGCGCAGGGGTGATGATCCCGCGTTCAGCGAACTCTTTCAGTTTTATCTCCTCCTTCGCGCACTTTCTTGTGCATTGAGATGCCAGTTATGATCAGGATGGGCTTTAATGATGATGTAACTGCAGCCGCAGAGCGGATCGCTGCTGCAGAGGAGGTGACCATCATCTCCCATATCGATGCCGACGGGATCACCAGCGAGGCGATCCTCGCCGAAGCGGTGCAACGAGCCGGGATCCCAGCCACCACACACTATATCCGGCAGCTTGATCCCCTGACGATCCGGACGGTGCCGGAGGACCGGTCGCTGAAGGTCTTTGTGGATCTCGGGGCCGGGCAGCAGAACCTGCTCGAGGAGCGGGGGCTCACGGTCGACGAGGTGCTGATCGCCGACCATCACGTGGCCCAGCCGGCCACCCTCCCGTACCAGCAGGTGAACGGGGTTCCGTACGGGCACACCCGCCTTTCGGCGGCTGGAGTGGCCTACCTGATCGCAAAAGAGATGGACCGGAAGAACACCGACCTTGCCTCGGTCGCGGTGGTCGGGAATGTCGGGGATATGATGGCCCGCGAGACCCTCGGGTTGACGGGGATCGCACGGACGATCGTCGACGACGGGGTGGCCAACGGCTCGATCCGGGCGACGGCCAGGGATCTGAACTGTTATGGAACCTCGACCAGGCCGATTCATGTCTGTCTCTCGTACAACGACGACCCCCTCCTCCCGGGGATCAGCAATGATATCAACGGATCGCTTCGCTTTCTGCAGAAGGTTGGGGTTCCGCTGAAGACCCGGGACGGGCGATGGCGGGTCTGGGAGGAGCTTGAGCCCGATGAAAAGCGGGCGATCACCAGTGCGCTGGTCCAGCAACTGCTCGCCCATGGCGAACCGGTCGACCGTCTCTTCGCCGAGACCTATGTCTTTCCGAACGAGGCGGCCAGGACGCCCCTCCGGAACGCCTCCGAGTTCGCGACGGTGCTGAACGCCTGCGGCCGCTGGGCTCGCCCACTGGTCGGGAGTGCGATCTGCAGGGGTGATCGCGGCACTCAGTACCGTGAGGCCGAGTATATGCTGAACAACCACCGGACGATCATCCGCGAGCTGCTCACGTATATCATTGAGACCGGGGTGACCGAGCTCTCCCACCTGCAGTACCTGCATGTCGGGGACCGGTTCCCCGATACGATCGTCGGGATAGGGGCTGGGATGGCACTATCCAAGTTGAACTGGCGGAAGCCAATCCTGATCATGTGCACCCTGCCCGACGACCCGACCCTGACGAAGGTCTCGATGCGGACCAACGAATGGGCGGTCAGGCAGGGTGTCGACCTGCAGGCGGTGCTGACCGCGGCATCAGCGACGATCGGAGGGGCCGGCGGGGGCCACCCGATCGCAGCAGGGGCATTCATCCCGCACGATGTTGAAGAGGAGTTTGTTTATTGTGTCAACCGATTGCTCGGAGAACAGTTCGCTGTTCCGGATCAGAACCATCGCTGAGTACCAGTTCGGCAGAGGAGCAGGGGAAGCCCTCTTTCCGGAGGGGTGTACGTTTCAGTATTCGACCACCGGCAGGATCCGGCATGCTCTGTACGGAAAGGACCGGCTCGCCACCATTCGCGCGCAGGACGGGCGGCTCACGCTCGGGATCAGAGGGGCTGAACGGCTCCATGAGAGCCTCCCGCCCGACAGGTACCGGGTAGTGATCGCAGCCGATGTGCTGGAGTTCGTCTCTGCCGGGAAGAATGCGTTCGCCCGGCATGTGATCCGCGCAGATCCTGGGATCCGCGGGGGTGACGAGGTGCTGGTCGTGGACGAGGAAGGACAGCTGGTCGCGACCGGCACCGCAATGCTCTCCGGTTTCGAGATGATGGAATTTAAGTATGGGGTTGCGGTAAAAGTTAGGGCAGGAAAGGTGAACTGATGTTACCAGGGAATATTAATCCAAAGCAGATGAAGGCGATGATGAAGAAGATGGGTATGCAGATCGACCCCATCGAGAATGTCGAGAAGATCGTGATCACGACCCCTGAAGGGACCTACACCTTCGATGAGGCCGAGGTGGTCGGGATGACGATGCAGGGGGTCACCACCTATCAGGTGACCGGGACGCCCCGGTTCGATGCGGCAACGCCGGCGATCCCCGAGGAGGACGTCGCCATGGTGCAGGAGCAGACCGGAGCCTCTGAGCAGGCCTCCCGGGATGCGCTTGCAGCGACCAGGGGTGACATCGCTGAGGCGATCCTGAGGCTCGCTTCACATGATTGAGGCCGGCGATCGTGTACTGCTGATTGGGAACAGCAGAGCCTATTACGTGACTGCTGGCGAGGGGATGCTCAGCACGGACCTGGGTATGATCCCTCTCTCTGACCTCATCGGCAGGGAGGGCGGGGACCAGGTCGTCACCCACCTCGGCACCGGGTTCTCTGTACGGATTCCGCGGCCGACAGACTTCTTCGTCCATGCCAAGCGGAGCGGAGCCCCGATGCACCCCAAGGACATCGGGTCTGTGATCGCCTATACCGGGATGAACAAGAAGGATCATGTGCTAGATGCTGGGACCGGTTCCGGGGTGGCGGCGATCTTCTTCGGTTCGATCGCAGCGTCCGTGACCACCTATGAACAGCGGCCCGAGTTCGCGAAGCTGGCCGAGAAGAACCTCCAGGACGCGGCCCTGGACAATGTGACGGTTGTAGCCGCGGACATGCTGACCGCGACCGGCACCTATGATGTGATCAACCTCGACATGCAGATCACGCCGGAGCATATCCAGCACGCCGCGACGCTGCTGAAGCCCGGCGGGTACCTGGCCTGTTATACCCCGTTCCTGGAACATCTTTTTCTGGTATTGGATACGGCGAAGAACCTCTTCTCCGAGGTTGTGACGCACGAACTAATCGAACGGGAGATGACCCGGACCGACCGGGGCACGCGACCGTCGACCCGGGTCTGTCATACCGGGTACATCACCATAGCACGGCGATAACATGAAGGATTTTATCTCAATTCGGGACTTTGACCGGGCTGCGATCGACCGGTTGATTGCAGAGGCCGAGAGGATCGATCACCATCAATACGATCCCCTAGAAATGAAAGGAAAGATCCTGGCCCTCCTCTTCTTTGAGCCGTCGACCCGGACCAGGATGTCGTTCGAGGCCGCGATGGCCAGGCTCGGGGGGACGTCCCTGACGCTCAGTTCGTTCGAGGCATCGTCGATGGCCAAGGGGGAGACGCTGGCCGATACGATCCGGGTGGTCAGCGGCTATGTGGACGCGATCGTCCTCCGCCACCCCCGTGAAGGGGCAGCCAGGCTGGCGAGCGAGGTCTCGTCGGTGCCTGTGATCAATGCCGGTGATGGTGCTGGACAGCATCCCTCTCAGACGCTGCTCGATCTCTATACGATCCGACAGTCGATGCCGATCGATGGGATCAACATCGGGCTGCTCGGGGACCTGAGGTATGGCAGGACTACCCACTCGCTCACCTACGCACTCTCCCTGTACGATGCTGTGATCCACACGGTTGCCCCTGCAGGGCTGAATCTCCCATCCGGGCTGGTGCACGAACTACGGGAGCTTGGCACCGAGGTGATCGAGCACGAACAGATCGAGGATGTGATCAAGGAACTCGACGTGCTCTATGTGACCAGGATCCAGCGGGAACGATTCCCCGACACGGCTTCGTACTTCAACGTCGCCTCCAGTTACCGGATCACGCCGGAGCTGCTCAGGGGGACGAAGGAGCACATGGTCGTCCTCCACCCGCTCCCCCGCGTCGACGAGATCGACCCGCGTGTAGATAAAATGAAGAATGCCCGATACTTCGAGCAGTCGCACAACGGGGTGCCGGTCAGGATGGCCATGCTCAAGCAGGTGATCGCATGACCGACGAGGGCCTCACCGAAGGGCTGCTGATCAGCCCGATCCGGAACGGCACGGTGATCGACCATATCAAGGGCGGCGAAGGGCTGAACGTGCTTCGGATCCTCGGACTCACCGGTACCTGCACCGTCTCGCTCTCGGTGGCCACCAATGTGACGAGCCGGCAGATGGGGAGGAAGGACATCGTGAAGATCGAGAACCGGGAACTCCTCAAGGAGGAGGTGGACCGGATCGCGCTGATCGCGCCGCAGTCCTCGATCAACATCATCCGGGAGTTCCGAGTCTTTGATAAGAAGGGGGTCGATATCCCCAACCAGATCTGCGGGGTTATCCGGTGCCCGAACCCCGGATGCATCACCAACACCAACGAACCGGTCACCAGCCGATTCACCATCCAGCAGTCAGGGCTGCGATGCCATTACTGCGACTGGCTGATCACGAAGGACATCGCGTCCCATATCATCTGATCGATCATCCGATCACACGGCCATGCGGGTCGATCTCGCCGCGGTAGATCCGGGTCGACGAGATCCACCGACCGTCATCGGCCAGCACGCAGGTGATCTGGTGGATGTCGACCTTCCGCCGCCCCTCTTTTCGCCGGAGCGTATTGATCTCCATCGCCACAGGGAGCGTCTCTTCACTGACGATCAGGGCATCGAAGTCGATCTTCAGGGCCGACCCGAACCGGTCCTCAAGCGGCTCCACCGACCATGCCGCCTGGAACCCTGACTCCTCGATGAACCGGGTCAGTTCCTCCTTCCGCTTCTCATATGGCCTGACCGGATGGACCTTTTGCGAAGCGAACCGGTCTGATGTGAGGCCGATGATCACAGTTCCCTTCGGCCCGGCGAGTTGAAACGATCTGGAAAGCAGCCGTTTATGCCCGTCGTGGAGGGGATCGAAGGTGCCCCCTACCATAATCTTCATAGCGTCTGGATTGTTAATTTCTAATGTTATTATGCATACTGGTACAGTGACCGGATCAGAGGTCTTTGTCGCGAGGAATGCGACCGTCATCGGGGACGTGGTGATCGGCGATCATGCAGGGATCTGGTTTGGTGCCGTGATCAGGGCTGACAAGGATAGTATCACGATCGGCAGTCACTCGAACATCCAGGACAACGCCGTCGTCCATACGAGCCGTGGCCACCCGGTCAGGATTGGGAACCAGGTCTCGGTCGGCCATGGAGCGATCCTGCACGGGTGCACCGTTGAGGACCAGGTGCTGGTGGGGATGGGGGCGATCGTGCTGAACGGAGCGGTGATTGGCAGCGGTTCTATCATTGGCGCTGGCGCCGTGGTGACCGAAGGAAAGCAGATCCCGCCCGGTTCGATGGTGCTCGGGGTGCCGGGCAAGGTGATCAAGGAGACGACTCCTCTACAGCAGGAGGAGATCGTGAAGAACGCTGAGAGTTATACCGTGCTCGCAGAAGAGTATATCAATGCCGGGGAGCATGCACAGGAGTATACCCATGCGTGAAGTCGCCGTCATCGGGGCTGGGGTGGCCGGGATTCAGGCCGCCCTCGATATCGCGAATCATCAGGTTCACGTCCATCTGATCGAGCGGGAGCCCTCGATCGGCGGGCATATGGCGCAGCTCGACAAGACCTTCCCGACCAACGACTGCTCGATGTGTATCCTCTCCCCAAAGATGGTCGAGGTGGGCCGCCACCCCTGGATCACCCTCCACACCTGTACCGAGGTGACCGCCATCGAGGGGGAGGTCGGGGACTTTTCGGTCACCCTTCAGACCAACCCCCGATTCATCGACCCAGATCTCTGCAATGGCTGTGGCGACTGCGAGGAGGTCTGCCCGGTCGAGGTCTACAACCGGTTCGATGCAGGGATCGGGGTCCGGAAGGCGATCTACAAGCCGCATGCCCAGGTGGTCCCGAACATCATGATCAAGGACCCGGACCACTGCATCGAGTGCGGGCTCTGCTATGATATCTGCGGCAGAAACGCGGTTCTGCGGGAGCAGTCTCCCGTGGAGACGACGGTCCATGTCGCGAGCGTCGTGATCACCACAGGATACCAGGTCTTTGATCCAACAAAAAAACCACAGTACGGCTACGGGCTCGTCCCTGACGTGATCACCAGCCTGGAACTGGAACGGATGATCAACGCCGGCGGGCCGACGAGCGGGGAGGTACGGCGGGTCAGTGATGGCCAGTCACCCCGCTCGATCGTCTTCATCCAGTGCGTCGGTTCACGGGATCTGCAGGTGAACCGGCCGTACTGCTCGTGTGTCTGCTGCATGGCGGCGATCAAGAACTCGTTGCTGATCCGGGAGAAGCACCCTGAGATCGAGGTCGCGATCTGTTACATGGACATCCGGGCATATGGCAAGGGCTACCAGGAGTTCTATCAGCGGGCACAGGATCTCGGGGTCCGATTCGTCCGTGGGATGCCAGGCGCTGTCATCGACAGTACCGGCCCGATGGAACTGCAGGTCGAGGATACGCTCTCAGGCGAGTTGCTCCAGCTCCATCCCGACCTTGTCGTTCTCTCGGTCGGAATGGAGCCTGCCAGTGATCCTGCGGTGGTTGCCGCCCGGTTCGGTCTTACCTGTGAAGAGAGTGGGTTCCTTGAGGGGGCACACGCGGCTATGAACACCGTCGGCACCATCCGGCCCGGGATCTACATCGCCGGGACCGCGACGGCGCCCAAGGATATTCCTGACTGCGTGACCCAGGGTCAGGCCGCCGCGATGCGGGCCTATACCGACGCGATCAGGGTGAACTAAATGGATGAGATCAGGACCCTCTGGTGGGATCGCCCGTCAGGGGATCTCCGGTACATCGATCAGACTTTGTTGCCAGGAGAGTACAGAATCAGGCCCTGTGCCGATCCCGAAAACCTCGTCCTTGCGATCAAAACCCTTGCGATCCGTGGTGCGCCGGCGCTCGGCGTGGCCGGAGCCTATGGGGTAGCCCTGGTGGCAAAGGCCTGCCGGGCGCTGGGCCATGACGAGGCCCTTTCAAGGATCATCGCAGGTGCCGCCGGCGTGGCCAGTGCCCGTCCGACGGCTGTGAACCTCTCCTGGGGAGTTGGGCAGGTGCTCTCCCAACTCGAAATGGTGGCTGGTGGGGACGGGGCTGACCTCTACCTGGCCGCGATCAGCGCGGCCGATAAGGTCGCCTCGGCAGACCTGCAAACCTGCAAGGATCTCGGGGGATGCGGGGCGACCCTTCTTCCTGGTCACTGCACGGTGCTGACCCACTGCAATGCCGGGGCTCTGGCCTGCAGTGGATGGGGGACGGCGCTCGGGGTGGTCAGGTCTGCAGTGACGGCCGGCAAACAGGTGCAGGTGATCGCCTGCGAAACCAGGCCCCTGTTGCAGGGGGCCCGGCTGACCGCCTGGGAACTGGCCAGGGACCATATCCCTGTGACAGTGATCCCTGACAGCGCTGCGGCTTATCTGATGGCACGCGGGGAGATCGATGCGGTGATCGTCGGGGCGGACCGGATCACCTCTGACGCGGTCTTCAACAAGATTGGTACCTATTCGCATGCGGTGAACGCCCGGCATCATGGAATTCCCTTCTATGTCGCGGCCCCGGCCTCGACCTTTGATTGGCAGTTATCAGCCTGCTCGGTCGTCGTCGAGGAGCGGAGGCGGGACGAGGTGACCGGTTTCTTCGGCAGGGAGACAGTCCCAGCCAGCGTCCCGGTCAGAAACTACGCCTTCGATCAGACCCCGCTCGACCTGGTCACGGCCATCATCACCGAACACGGGGTCTTCTCGCTGCCAGGGGATGCAGAGAAGATGAGAGCGGCGACAGGCGGGCGGTCCTGATCATGGTCGAGCTCACCCTCCTCGATCACTTTCTCTTCATCATCGGCGAGGTGACACTGCTGCTGCTGATCGCACTCGGTCTGCTGATCCTGGTGCTGCTGATCCTCACGCTGGCCTCGTTCCACAGCGGCAGGCTCTACTTTCCAAGGATCTTAAAGCCCGGCTTCACGGCGCTCGAAGGGGTGATGCGGGCGATCTTCAAGTTCATCGGTCTCGACGATCAGGAGATGCTGGCCTTCTCGGTCCGTCTCCTCAATACAATGAACCTGAAGGCCTTCGCCGCGATCCCGGTCAATGAACGGGCGATCTTCCTTCCGCAATGCCTCCGTGCAGCCCGGTGCCCCGCCCACCTGACCCCGGAAGGGCTCAAATGCGTTTCGTGCGGGCAGTGTGGTATCGGGGAGATTCGACCGGCGCTCGAGCACCTCGGTTACCGGGTCTTTCTGGTGCCAGGCTCCTCGTTCATCAAGCGGATGGTAAAACAGTACCACCCTCGTGCCCTGGTAGGGGTCGGGTGTCTGCTGGAGGTGAAGGAGGGGCTTGAGATGGCCGACAAGATGCACCTGATCGGGCTCGGTGTGGTGACGCTAAAAGATGGGTGCGTGGAGACTCTGGTAGATTGGAATGCCCTCTTCGAGGTCGCGACCCTCGGGCTCGATCCATCAACTATTCCCGTAGACCTTCACGTGCCGGCCGCTTAATCCACCACTCTTAATCTTGCCGTAGATCCAGATCGTACCGGTGGTCTGGACGCCATGTGCGACCACGCCCGGCCGGAGGATCACGGTTCCTTGTGCCTCGACCGGTCCGAGGTGGGCGTTATCTGAGATCGTCACATCTCCTGTTGAGGTCAGGCTCCCTTCGATGGTGGCCCATGCCCCAATCACCGCCCGTCCGCACCAGACCGATCCTTTAATCTGTGAACAGGGGCCGAGGTCGACCCTGCCGGAGACGACCAGGCTACCCCAGATATTGGTCTTCGCTGGCAGGATCAGATCTCCATCGATCTTCACATTGCCGGCAAAGACCGCTCCGGGCGGCGCGATATAGGTATCTCCAATCTGACGGATCTTCATTCCATTTCACCTGGAGCCGACTCTATTATGCCGGCCTCGTTTATCTTCTAAACTCTTCGCGCCAGAACCATTTAGCATTAGTATCAGAGGATGAGGGCTGAGGCGGTAAAGGCAGCGAGGGCTGTGAACATCCCGCCCTTCAGCAGGAGGGTCGCGCGACTGTTTCTGAGGGTGGTACTGTCGACAGATCGAAGACCCTGAAGGGCGCCGGCCAGGATCAGCAGGTCCGGGAGAGCGATCAGGACCAGGTACTCCTGCCCCCAGGTCAGGTACGGGAGGAACGAGGCCCCGATCCCGGCCAGGGCAAAGAGGAACGCGACCCACCCGGTCTTCTGTACGCCGATCAGCATCGGCAGGGTGCGGGCCCCTCCGGCCCGGTCCCCTTCGATGTCCTCGCCGTCCTTGAGAAGTTCACGAGCCACCATACCGAGGAAGGTGATCGCAGCGATCGGGAGGGTTATCAGTTCCCCGGTGGTCCCGGAGAGTGCCCCGCCGAAGATGAAGATCGAGCCGGCCAGGTACGAGACGGTCAGGTTCCCGATCAGAGGGACCGCCTTGAGGCGTGCTGCATACAGGACCAGGAGCAGTGTGTTGAAGACAGCCAGGAGGGCACAGAGCGGGGTGGTGCCGAAGGAGAGGAGCACCCCGACGATGAAGAGGAGGATAGCATACCTTCTCGCGCCGGCGAGCGAGACAGTGCCGGAGGGGATCGGACGGTTCGGGCGGTTGACCTGGTCGATCTGATAGTCAAAGTAGTCATTGATCACGTTCCCTGCACCAGTGATCAGGGTCACCACGGCGATCAGCAACGGTACTGGTCCGTCCAGTCTCCCGGTGGCAATCAGCACGGCCAGAGCTGCGGTCAATCCGGAGACAAAGGCATTGACCGGTCGGACCACCTTCAGGTACCCTGTCAACGTCATCATCATGATCGTCGGCAGGGATCTATTAGAAGGATGCGGAGAAAGGGGGAATGCATCAGGCGAAACGATGCAAAAAAATGAACGGGCGTGGAGGGATTTGAACCCCCGACCATTAACTTAGGAGGCTAACGCCCTATCCAGACTAGGCCACACGCCCTGTGGGTATTAGGTTGGCAGAGGAAGGTATAAGTTTAACGCGCTTCTACCTGTCCAGAACCATGGATCTGATCGAGGTGACTGAGGGGAGGACCACATTTCGGATCCCGGTTCAGGATCCGAACTCCCCGTTTCCACCATCCAGTGCACCGGTCTTCTTCAATCCGAAGATGGCCATGAATCGGGACGCGACAGTACTTCTTCTCTCGGTGCTGAACCCTGAGGAATACCTGGACACGATGGGCGCAAGCGGTGTCCGGGGGTTGCGGGTGGCCGGCGAGTGTCGTATCCCTGTGGTGATCAACGACCGGGATCCAGCAGCCGCCGATCTGATCCGCGCCAACCTGGCCGGTGCCGGCCTCGAAGGGAGGGTGACCGTCGAGGATGCGAACGTCCTCCTCTCGCGGGAACGGTTCGATGCGGTGGACCTGGACCCGTTCGGCTCCCCGGCCCCGTTCACCGATGCGGCCTGTCGGAGCGCCAAACGCTACCTCTTTGTGACCGCGACCGATACGGCCCCGCTCTGTGGAGCGCATCTGAAGGCCGGGATCCGGCGGTACGCGACGAAGCCGTTGAACACCGAGTACCATGCCGAGGTCGGCCTTCGGATCCTGCTCGGGTATGTGGCCAGGACGATGGTCAAGTACGACCGGGGGCTCTCACCGCTCTTCTGCTTTGCCAGCGCCCATTTCCTGCGGCTACACCTGCAGGCCGAGAAGGGGGCTGATGCCGCTGACCGGACGGTAGCTAGGCTCGGATTTCTGTATCATTGCCCCTCATGCCCGGAGAGGACTGAGGAACCGGGGGTGCTTCCCCATGACCATGTCTGCCCCCGCTGCGGCACGACGATGCTCCCGATCGGGCCGCTCTGGCTCGGTTCTCTGAGCGATATGGCACTGCTCGATCAGATGAAGGAACGCCTTCCCGACCTCTCTCTCTCGACCGAGCGAAGGCTTGGGAAACTGCTGGACGTGCTCAAGGTTGAACTTCCGACTTCCAGCCACTATGACTATCATCGGATTGCAAAATGGATTGGGGGTTCGCCTCCTGCGATCGATGTGGTGATCGCCCGGCTGATACAGACAGGGTACCGGGCGAGCCGGGCGCACTACTCAGGCACGGCCCTCAAGACCGATGCCCCGCTCGATGCGATCGCTGCGGCACTCAGTGCTCAGTGATGATCGAGAGGATATCACTGTCTATGATCTGATGTGGCAGCCCGACCCGCTGGCCAGGGTGCTTGACCGATCTTCCCCAGACCCGGGCATACCGGAACCTGCTGACAAAGTCACGGTGGAGTTTTCTGCAGATATCGGCGACGGTCGACCCAGTCCTGATGATCAGCGGTTCTTCAAGGTCTGCGACCCCGTTCTGCGGCTTTAAGAAGACCCGCATGAACCCGAGTTTGTTATAGACCTCGTCCTTGAGTTCGTCCATGTGGAGCCCGCTGTGTGCCGAGATCATCAGCGGTTCGACCCCGATCTCATCGACGATCCCTCTCCTTATCTCCTCCTGGGTCTCGGCGTCAACGAGGTCGACCTTGTTGACTGCGATAAATGCAGGAATGTAGACCCGGCTCCCAATCATCGCATCGATCAGGTCGTCCTGGGTCGCACCGCCCCTGACCAGCACATCGGCGTTCATGATCTTGTTCTCTGCAAGGATCGACCTGACCTCCTCGATCTCAAGGTCCAGGGTCCCGACCGCATGGAGCAACACCCCGCCGTTTGAGGTCCTCTTGATGGTGATGTCGGGCTTTGGCTTATTGATCCGGATTCCGGCATCGTACAACTCCTTGAGCAGCACCCCTGCATGGGCGCCATTGAAGACATCAAGGAGGATCACGATGATGTCGGCCGACCGAACGACGCCGATCACCTCCTTGCCGCGCCCCCTCCCCATCGCTGCGCCGGCAATCAGACCGGGGATATCAAGGATCTGGATCTTCGCTCCCTTGTAGTCCATCGACCCTGGCACCACCGTCAGGGTCGTGAACGCATAGGCGCCGACCTCGCTCTTGGTCCCGGTCAGTTTGTTCAAGAGGGTACTCTTACCGACCGATGGGAACCCGACCAGTACGACTGTGGCATCACCTGACTTCTTGACTGAGAACCCCTCCCCGCCACCACTGGCCTTCATTGCCCTGGTGACCGCCTCGTCCTTGAGTTTGGCGATC is part of the Methanosphaerula palustris E1-9c genome and encodes:
- a CDS encoding OBG GTPase family GTP-binding protein, producing the protein MSGLEDQIQELEAELERTPYNKATSKHIGRLKAKIAKLKDEAVTRAMKASGGGEGFSVKKSGDATVVLVGFPSVGKSTLLNKLTGTKSEVGAYAFTTLTVVPGSMDYKGAKIQILDIPGLIAGAAMGRGRGKEVIGVVRSADIIVILLDVFNGAHAGVLLKELYDAGIRINKPKPDITIKRTSNGGVLLHAVGTLDLEIEEVRSILAENKIMNADVLVRGGATQDDLIDAMIGSRVYIPAFIAVNKVDLVDAETQEEIRRGIVDEIGVEPLMISAHSGLHMDELKDEVYNKLGFMRVFLKPQNGVADLEEPLIIRTGSTVADICRKLHRDFVSRFRYARVWGRSVKHPGQRVGLPHQIIDSDILSIITEH
- a CDS encoding bactofilin family protein is translated as MKIRQIGDTYIAPPGAVFAGNVKIDGDLILPAKTNIWGSLVVSGRVDLGPCSQIKGSVWCGRAVIGAWATIEGSLTSTGDVTISDNAHLGPVEAQGTVILRPGVVAHGVQTTGTIWIYGKIKSGGLSGRHVKVYGNS
- a CDS encoding geranylgeranylglycerol-phosphate geranylgeranyltransferase, giving the protein MMMTLTGYLKVVRPVNAFVSGLTAALAVLIATGRLDGPVPLLIAVVTLITGAGNVINDYFDYQIDQVNRPNRPIPSGTVSLAGARRYAILLFIVGVLLSFGTTPLCALLAVFNTLLLVLYAARLKAVPLIGNLTVSYLAGSIFIFGGALSGTTGELITLPIAAITFLGMVARELLKDGEDIEGDRAGGARTLPMLIGVQKTGWVAFLFALAGIGASFLPYLTWGQEYLVLIALPDLLILAGALQGLRSVDSTTLRNSRATLLLKGGMFTALAAFTASALIL
- a CDS encoding tRNA (guanine(10)-N(2))-dimethyltransferase; this encodes MDLIEVTEGRTTFRIPVQDPNSPFPPSSAPVFFNPKMAMNRDATVLLLSVLNPEEYLDTMGASGVRGLRVAGECRIPVVINDRDPAAADLIRANLAGAGLEGRVTVEDANVLLSRERFDAVDLDPFGSPAPFTDAACRSAKRYLFVTATDTAPLCGAHLKAGIRRYATKPLNTEYHAEVGLRILLGYVARTMVKYDRGLSPLFCFASAHFLRLHLQAEKGADAADRTVARLGFLYHCPSCPERTEEPGVLPHDHVCPRCGTTMLPIGPLWLGSLSDMALLDQMKERLPDLSLSTERRLGKLLDVLKVELPTSSHYDYHRIAKWIGGSPPAIDVVIARLIQTGYRASRAHYSGTALKTDAPLDAIAAALSAQ